The genomic DNA TCGTCGCCTCCGGCACATCCAACCGTCAGACCAAGGCGCTCGCCGCCAGCGTTCGCGATGCGGTGCGCGACGCCGGCTTCGGCAAGCCCCGCGTCGAGGGAGAGGCCAATGGCGAATGGATCATCGTGGACTGCGGCGCGGCGGTCGCGCACATCATGCAGCCGGCGATCCGGCAGTATTACCATCTCGAGGAAATCTGGGGCGACAAGCCGGTGCGTTCCAAGCTCGGTGCTTCCAAGCCCGCAGCGCCTCCGGTCCTGAAGCTGGTCGAGAACAAGCCGGCGTCGGCAAAGACCACCTCCCTGCGCCGCACCAGCGCCGCCAAGACGGCGATCCGCGCCGCTGAGCAAGCGGCCAAGCCGAAGCTCGTGGCGAAGAAGCCAGCGACCAAACCGGTGCTGAAGAAAGTCATCGTGAACAAGGCGCCCGCGAAAAAGGCCGCAACGGCCGGCGCCTCGAGGAAGGCCGCTCCCACGGCCAGGAAAGCCACGCGCAAGACCCCCTCGCCGAAGTCATGAAGCTGCTGGTGGTCGCAGTCGGGCAGCGCATGCCCGACTGGGCACAGACTGCCTGGGACGACTACGCCAAGCGCTTCCCGCCCGAACTCAAGCTCGAACTGCGCGCGGTCAAGACCGAGCCGCGCGGCTCCAAGACGATCGAGACGCTGCATGCCGCCGAGCGCGATCGCATCGAAGCGTCGATCGCCAAGGGCATGCGCGTCGTGGCGCTGGACGAGCGCGGCACCGCACTCACCACCAAGGCGCTCGCGGCCCGTCTGCAGGCATGGCAAGGCGAGGGCGATGACGTCGCACTCGTGATCGGCGGCCCCGATGGGCTCGATCCCGCCTTCAAGGCCGCGGCGCACGAGCGCATCCGGCTGTCCGATCTGACGCTGCCGCATGCGATGGCGCGGGTGTTGCTGGTCGAGCAGCTGTACCGGGCATGGTCGGTCAATGCCGGCCATCCGTACCACCGCGAATGAAGGTCGGCTTCATCTACCTGGCGTCGCAGAGTCCGCGCCGTGCACAGTTGCTGACGCAGCTGGGGGTTCGCCACGAACTGCTGCTGGCCGCGCCCGACGAAGACGCGGAAGCACT from Variovorax sp. PBL-E5 includes the following:
- the rsfS gene encoding ribosome silencing factor, producing MTTEAAAKKDTQKLQRAIVDGLEDVKAQDIQVFDTEHLSPLFERVIVASGTSNRQTKALAASVRDAVRDAGFGKPRVEGEANGEWIIVDCGAAVAHIMQPAIRQYYHLEEIWGDKPVRSKLGASKPAAPPVLKLVENKPASAKTTSLRRTSAAKTAIRAAEQAAKPKLVAKKPATKPVLKKVIVNKAPAKKAATAGASRKAAPTARKATRKTPSPKS
- the rlmH gene encoding 23S rRNA (pseudouridine(1915)-N(3))-methyltransferase RlmH yields the protein MKLLVVAVGQRMPDWAQTAWDDYAKRFPPELKLELRAVKTEPRGSKTIETLHAAERDRIEASIAKGMRVVALDERGTALTTKALAARLQAWQGEGDDVALVIGGPDGLDPAFKAAAHERIRLSDLTLPHAMARVLLVEQLYRAWSVNAGHPYHRE